The genomic region CTCGGCTTCTCCCCCACTCTCGGCTTCGCTCGAGCGGGGGGACCCCCATGAGCGGGGGGACCCCCCCACCGTCCCTGCCTCGGGGGCGCTGCCCCCGAACCCCCGCTCCTCAAACGCCGGAGGGCTGACGAGTAGCCCGTCCGGCGTTTGAGGACGAGGTCGTTCAGGCCGACAGCGGGGGGCTGGGGGCGCAGCCCCCAGAAGGGACGATGGGGGTCCCCCCGCTCGAGCGAAGCCGGGAGTGGGGGAGGGTAGGGGCGTCGGGGGCGAAGACCCTCGTGCCCGCCCCTGCCCGCACCTGTCCCACCAGTTCCCGTACGACGTCCACGCCGCGCAGCGTCAGCACCGACTCCGGGTGGAACTGGACCCCGGCGAAGCCGGCCCCGCGCAGCGCGTGCACCTCGCCCACCCCACTGCGGCTGACCTCGACCCCATGCGCCGCCAGTTCCACCGCCGCCTCCTCGTCGCACCGCGCCACGAAGCTGTTGTAGAAGCCGACGGTCTCCGTCCGCCCGAAGAGGCCGATGTCCGTCTGGGCACCCTGGTAGGGGACTTCCTTCCGGACGATCTCCAGGCCCAGCTCCGCCGCGATCAGCTCATGCCCGAGGCAGACCCCCAGCACGCCGTGCCGGTGGCTCCGGATCACCTCCGCGGTCAGGCCGCGCAGAAAGGCCATCTTCGGGTCAGTCATGTCCGAGGGGTCGCCCGGACCGGGCCCGAGCACCAGCGGACCCTCGTGCGCGAGCACCGTCTCCCGCAGTCCCGGCTCGTCGTACCGCCGGACGGTCACCTCAAGCCCCGACGAGCACAGCAGATGCGCGAGCATCGCCGTGAACGTGTCCTCCCCGTCCACCACGAGCGCATGGCCCTCCAGTTCGGCCGACCGCTCCTGCATCCGCAGCCAGAACGGCGCCAGCGCGGCCCGCCGCCCATCGAGTGCCGCCCGCACCCGGGGGTCGTCCGCGAGGTCTGCCCGTACCTTCTCCGCGCCGGGCCGTCCGGGGCGTACCCCCAGCGCGGCCAGCACCCCGGCCGCCTTCGCATGCGTCTCGGCGACCTCGCTCGCCGGATCCGACCCGCGTACGAGCGTCGCGCCGACCGGGACCCGCAGCCGCCCGCCCGCGTCGATGTCGGCGGTCCTGATGAGGATGGGGGAGTCGAGGGTCTGGGCCCCGCCGGAATCGCGCCCGATCAGCGCCAGTGCCCCCGCGTAGTACCCGCGCCCGCCGACCTCGTGCCGCTCGATGACCCGGCAGGCGTTCTGCACCGGCGACCCGGTGACCGTCGCCGCGAACATGGTCTCCTTCAGCACCTCGCGGACGTCGAGCGACGACTTGCCCCGCAACTCGTACTCGGTGTGCGCGAGATGGGCCATCTCCTTCAGTCGCGGCCCGATCACGACGCCGCCCATGTCGCCGACCGTGCACATCATCTTGAGCTCCTCGTCGACGACCATCGAGAGCTCCTCGATCTCCTTGCCGTCGGCCAGGAACTCCAGCAGGTCCTCGGGCGTCGGCCCCTCGGCGGGGTAGCGGTACGTCCCGCTGATCGGGTTCATGACGACCGTCCCGCCGGACATCCGGACGTGCACCTCCGGGCTTGCCCCGACCAGCGTCCGCTCTCCGGTGTGCACGACGAACGTCCAGTACGCCCCGCGCTCACCGACCAGCAGCCGCCGGAAGAGAGCCAGCGCGTCGGCCCGTCCGAACCCCGGGATCTCCCCCTCGTACGTCCGCCGGATGACGAAGTTCGCGCCCTCGCCCCGCCCGATCTCCTCGCGCAGCACCCGCCCGACGATCTCCGCGTACGCCTCGTCCGCGACGTCGAAGCCACCGCCCTCGACCCGCACTTCGTGCACGGGCAGCTCGGACAGGGCCTGCTCCAGGGGGAGTTCGTACGACTCCTGAGGGGTGAGCACGGCCAGCGGGGTGCCGTCGTCGCGGACGTCGAAGCCGCGCTCGCGGATCTGGCGGTACGGGATGAGGGCAAGTCCCTCGGGGATGTCGGCCAGCCGTTCGTACTCGGTGACCGGGCCGAGCAGCAGCTCGACGGTGTCGCTCTTGTCGGCGGAGCGGCCCGGCGTGCGGCGGCGCAGCAGGGCGAACGGGCGGGGATCGTCCAGCAGGTCGACCAGGTTCATGGGTCGTGCTCCTTCTCCGTGGGATTCGGTGGAGAGGAACGGCCCGGTCGCGGAAACACCGAAGGCCGCCCCTCGGGCGGCCTTCGCGAAGTCTTGCGTACGCGCAGTCAGTGGGCCGCCGGATGAGCGGTCCACCACCAGTTCTGGATCGAGTTCTGGATCGAGTGCGCGAACATGCGCCGCACCCTACCCCATGCGAAACCCTGTGTGACGGCGTACATACGGCGTACACGTCGGGGCTTTCGATCGAGCGCGGTCTGTCTCAATTGATGAGCATGGAGATGGACGCCCGACATGACCCCGTAATGTTGATGTCGTGACCGTGAACGCTAAGTCCAGCGCGAGCGCTGGCAACACCTGGCGAGACCTGCCCGCGGCGCAGCAGCCCGAGTACCCCGATGCCGAGGCTCTGCGCGATGTGATCGCGGACCTCGAGTCGTATCCGCCGCTCGTCTTCGCCGGCGAGTGCGACCAGCTGCGCGCCCGGCTGGGAGCCGTCGCCAAGGGCGAGGCGTTCCTGCTCCAGGGCGGCGACTGCGCCGAGGCCTTCGACGCCGTGTCGGCCGACCACATCCGCAACAAGCTCAAGACCCTGCTCCAGATGGGTGCCGTCCTCACGTACGCGGCGTCCGTGCCCGTCGTGAAGGTCGGCCGCATCGCCGGCCAGTACTCCAAGCCCCGCTCCAAGGGGACCGAGACCCGTGACGGCGTGACCCTGCCGACCTACCGCGGCGACTCGGTCAACGGCTTCGACTTCAACGAGAAGTCCAGGATCCCGGACCCCGAGCGCCTGAAGCGGATGTACAACGCCTCCGCCTCCACGCTCAACCTCGTCCGAGCCTTCACCACCGGCGGCTACGCGGATCTGCGCCAGGTGCACGCCTGGAACCAGGACTTCGTGCGGACCTCGCCGTCCGGGCAGCGCTACGAGCAGCTGGCGCGCGAGATCGACCAGGCGCTCAACTTCATGCACGCCTGCGGGGCAGACCCGGAGGAGTTCAAGACCGTCGAGTTCTACGCCTCCCACGAGGCGCTGCTCCTCGACTACGAATCGGCGCTGACCAGGGTCGACTCCCGTACGGGCCGTCTGTACGACGTGTCGGGCCACATGGTGTGGATCGGTGAGCGCACCCGTCAGCTGGACGGCGCGCACATCGAGTTCGCCTCGAAGATCCGCAACCCGATCGGGATCAAGCTGGGCCCGACCACGACGGCCGAGGACGCGCTGCAGTACATCGAGCGCCTCGATCCGGACCGTGAGCCCGGCCGGCTGACCTTCATCGTCCGCATGGGCGCCGACAAGGTCCGCGACAAGCTCCCCGAGCTGGTCGAGAAGGTCACCGCCTCGGGCGCGACCGTCGCCTGGATCACCGACCCGATGCACGGCAACACGTACGAGGCGGCCTCCGGCCACAAGACCCGCCGCTTCGACGACGTGCTCGACGAGGTCAAGGGCTTCTTCGAGGTCCACAAGGGCCTGGGCACGCACCCGGGCGGCATCCACGTCGAGCTCACCGGTGACGACGTCACCGAGTGCGTGGGCGGCGGCGACGAGATCTTCGTCGACGACCTGCACCAGCGCTACGAGACGGCCTGCGACCCGCGCCTGAACCGCAGCCAGTCCCTGGACCTGGCGTTCCTGGTGGCGGAGATGTACCGGGACCAGTAGCAGATCAGCAGCCGTTTCGGTTGTTACCAGCGCATGTGGTGGGGCGCGGATCACATACGATCCGCGCCCCACCACACTTTTGCGGCTCCGAGTCTACGGGTAAGGTTAGGTTTGCCTCACCGATTATCGGGATGGCGCGACGACCCAACGAATCCCGTCGGGAGGTGAACCGCGTGTACGTCTGCAACTGCTTCGGGGTG from Streptomyces sp. NBC_00878 harbors:
- a CDS encoding class II 3-deoxy-7-phosphoheptulonate synthase; translated protein: MTVNAKSSASAGNTWRDLPAAQQPEYPDAEALRDVIADLESYPPLVFAGECDQLRARLGAVAKGEAFLLQGGDCAEAFDAVSADHIRNKLKTLLQMGAVLTYAASVPVVKVGRIAGQYSKPRSKGTETRDGVTLPTYRGDSVNGFDFNEKSRIPDPERLKRMYNASASTLNLVRAFTTGGYADLRQVHAWNQDFVRTSPSGQRYEQLAREIDQALNFMHACGADPEEFKTVEFYASHEALLLDYESALTRVDSRTGRLYDVSGHMVWIGERTRQLDGAHIEFASKIRNPIGIKLGPTTTAEDALQYIERLDPDREPGRLTFIVRMGADKVRDKLPELVEKVTASGATVAWITDPMHGNTYEAASGHKTRRFDDVLDEVKGFFEVHKGLGTHPGGIHVELTGDDVTECVGGGDEIFVDDLHQRYETACDPRLNRSQSLDLAFLVAEMYRDQ
- a CDS encoding trp operon leader peptide; the protein is MSGVHLHAHQLRQTALDRKPRRVRRMYAVTQGFAWGRVRRMFAHSIQNSIQNWWWTAHPAAH
- a CDS encoding anthranilate synthase family protein, yielding MNLVDLLDDPRPFALLRRRTPGRSADKSDTVELLLGPVTEYERLADIPEGLALIPYRQIRERGFDVRDDGTPLAVLTPQESYELPLEQALSELPVHEVRVEGGGFDVADEAYAEIVGRVLREEIGRGEGANFVIRRTYEGEIPGFGRADALALFRRLLVGERGAYWTFVVHTGERTLVGASPEVHVRMSGGTVVMNPISGTYRYPAEGPTPEDLLEFLADGKEIEELSMVVDEELKMMCTVGDMGGVVIGPRLKEMAHLAHTEYELRGKSSLDVREVLKETMFAATVTGSPVQNACRVIERHEVGGRGYYAGALALIGRDSGGAQTLDSPILIRTADIDAGGRLRVPVGATLVRGSDPASEVAETHAKAAGVLAALGVRPGRPGAEKVRADLADDPRVRAALDGRRAALAPFWLRMQERSAELEGHALVVDGEDTFTAMLAHLLCSSGLEVTVRRYDEPGLRETVLAHEGPLVLGPGPGDPSDMTDPKMAFLRGLTAEVIRSHRHGVLGVCLGHELIAAELGLEIVRKEVPYQGAQTDIGLFGRTETVGFYNSFVARCDEEAAVELAAHGVEVSRSGVGEVHALRGAGFAGVQFHPESVLTLRGVDVVRELVGQVRAGAGTRVFAPDAPTLPHSRLRSSGGTPIVPSGGCAPSPPLSA